One stretch of Pigmentiphaga aceris DNA includes these proteins:
- a CDS encoding GAD-like domain-containing protein produces the protein MFSFRRLTLSPFIKTHPVRNASPASAELIAAYEGKLPASLLELWRKKGLGLYGNLQLALIDPRQWQPVLDRWIISPPDAVPRIPIALTPFGALLYYRKLTDTDEDVSFLDPVSKATGDLAWSLNDCFNQFLCEPESRDSLVPPDLLQSAVEECGELAPGEVYEIDETLFSMQMLRVRKVDALALHTRLRDAVDPPAKKADEPKTIADALPTPQRHLFEDMAEHSGTHGLYLSSYLDWHRMLALQPDGQYRLLFWKIDARTFERSNIRVYSGRYDASRNDAGDELITLHIVLRADSSGSDANDTELVVMHSGPDSFLLRTDELANMATAMDGSNTMGRSEYYFRKVGLTDPFDEEPYDGRNALPFADLPRALQVLVEADPIVVSITHVADFNPDEEDDGDGTVMCTLDRGEEDGLRMNMPLRSPQETGRDLMGWVWDMAPHACRAGIRYRRGEDGTIEHGPAVGDVLSSRLRRN, from the coding sequence ATGTTCTCGTTTCGCCGTCTGACGCTTTCCCCGTTTATCAAGACGCACCCAGTGCGCAACGCGTCACCCGCTTCTGCAGAACTGATCGCCGCTTACGAAGGAAAGTTGCCCGCCAGCCTGCTGGAACTCTGGCGCAAGAAAGGGCTTGGCCTGTATGGCAACCTGCAGCTTGCCCTGATCGACCCCAGGCAATGGCAGCCCGTGCTGGACCGCTGGATCATCTCGCCGCCCGATGCCGTACCGCGCATTCCGATTGCGCTCACCCCGTTCGGCGCGCTGCTGTACTACCGCAAACTGACCGACACCGACGAAGACGTGTCCTTCCTCGACCCCGTGTCGAAAGCAACCGGTGACCTGGCCTGGAGCCTGAACGACTGCTTCAACCAGTTCCTGTGCGAGCCCGAATCACGTGACTCGCTGGTCCCGCCTGATCTGCTGCAATCTGCCGTTGAGGAATGCGGTGAGCTTGCCCCCGGCGAGGTCTACGAGATCGACGAAACTCTGTTTTCGATGCAGATGCTTCGCGTGCGCAAAGTCGATGCACTGGCCCTGCACACCCGTCTTCGCGATGCAGTAGACCCGCCAGCAAAGAAGGCCGACGAGCCTAAGACCATTGCAGACGCGCTGCCCACCCCACAGCGCCATCTGTTCGAAGACATGGCTGAGCACTCGGGCACACACGGCCTGTACCTGTCTTCGTATCTGGACTGGCATCGCATGCTGGCACTGCAACCCGACGGGCAGTACCGACTTCTGTTCTGGAAAATTGACGCTCGGACATTCGAGCGAAGCAACATCCGCGTTTATTCCGGCCGCTACGACGCATCACGCAACGATGCAGGCGACGAGTTGATCACGCTGCACATCGTGCTGCGCGCCGACTCAAGCGGCAGCGACGCCAACGACACAGAACTGGTCGTCATGCATTCCGGCCCAGACAGCTTCCTGCTGCGCACGGACGAACTGGCCAACATGGCAACCGCCATGGACGGCTCGAACACCATGGGTCGCAGCGAATACTACTTCCGCAAGGTAGGCTTGACCGACCCCTTCGATGAGGAACCCTACGACGGCCGCAACGCCCTGCCCTTTGCCGACCTTCCGCGCGCCTTGCAGGTGCTGGTCGAAGCAGACCCGATTGTCGTCAGCATCACGCACGTGGCCGACTTCAACCCCGACGAAGAAGACGATGGCGACGGCACGGTGATGTGCACACTCGATCGGGGCGAAGAAGACGGACTGCGCATGAACATGCCGCTGCGCTCCCCCCAGGAAACCGGACGCGACCTGATGGGATGGGTCTGGGACATGGCCCCGCACGCCTGCCGGGCTGGCATCAGATATCGGCGCGGTGAAGACGGCACCATCGAACACGGGCCTGCGGTTGGAGACGTGCTGAGCAGCCGGCTGCGGAGAAACTGA
- a CDS encoding Lrp/AsnC family transcriptional regulator, translated as MDDTDRELISLLRAYARTPVVTLAKKLRVARATVQNRMAKLEADGTIVGYTLRLRPEADGHRIRALTSIEVSGNHGEEVRRVLRGNPNVVALHTTNGRWDLIAELRTDTLESFDRVLNAIRNVPGITNTETSILLSTHKI; from the coding sequence ATGGACGACACCGACCGCGAGTTGATATCCCTGCTGCGCGCCTACGCCAGAACGCCTGTGGTCACGTTGGCGAAAAAGCTGCGCGTGGCACGTGCAACCGTGCAGAACCGCATGGCGAAGCTGGAAGCCGATGGCACGATTGTGGGATACACCCTGCGGCTTAGGCCCGAAGCAGACGGGCACAGAATTCGCGCGCTGACGTCGATCGAGGTGTCAGGCAATCATGGGGAAGAGGTTCGGCGCGTGTTGCGCGGCAACCCGAATGTGGTTGCGCTGCATACGACGAATGGGCGCTGGGATTTGATTGCTGAATTAAGGACCGACACCTTGGAATCATTTGATCGGGTGTTGAATGCGATTCGGAACGTGCCGGGGATAACAAATACGGAGACCAGTATTTTGTTGTCTACGCATAAGATCTAA
- a CDS encoding ornithine cyclodeaminase, whose amino-acid sequence MTRFIDVPTMSRLVQDIGVPQFIGELADVIQADFLRWPDFDKSARAASHSNIGVIELMPVSDAQRYAFKYVNGHPGNTQHGLYTVMAFGVLADVATGYPVLLSELTIATALRTCATSLMAARALARPGARRMALIGNGAQSDFQALAFHCHLGIEQIVVYDIDPQATDKLVRNLSAYPSLEIIRAGSTEAAVRGADIVTTVTADKTRATILTPDLIEPGMHLNAVGGDCPGKTELHADVLRMARVFVEYAPQTRIEGDIQQLPEDFPVTELWRVLAGLEAGRQHAQQVTVFDSVGFALEDFSTLRYVHAQAEQRGLGQQVALVPGADDPKDLFRHTHAGSSRAVMRRVA is encoded by the coding sequence ATGACCCGCTTCATTGACGTTCCAACCATGTCCCGACTGGTGCAAGACATAGGCGTACCGCAGTTCATCGGAGAACTTGCCGACGTGATCCAGGCAGACTTTCTTCGATGGCCTGATTTTGATAAGTCGGCGCGTGCTGCCAGCCATTCGAACATTGGCGTGATCGAACTGATGCCCGTGTCTGACGCGCAGCGTTACGCGTTCAAATACGTCAACGGGCATCCTGGCAATACGCAGCATGGCCTGTATACGGTTATGGCTTTCGGGGTACTGGCGGATGTGGCCACGGGGTATCCGGTGCTGTTGTCGGAACTCACGATTGCCACCGCGCTGCGAACGTGTGCCACGTCGTTGATGGCAGCGCGTGCACTGGCGCGGCCGGGTGCGCGGCGCATGGCTTTGATCGGCAATGGTGCGCAGAGCGACTTCCAGGCCTTGGCGTTTCATTGTCATTTAGGCATTGAGCAGATCGTGGTCTACGACATCGATCCGCAGGCAACCGACAAGCTGGTACGCAATCTGTCTGCGTATCCCTCGCTGGAAATCATCCGTGCGGGGTCGACAGAAGCGGCGGTGCGTGGGGCGGACATCGTGACGACAGTCACGGCCGACAAGACTCGTGCAACGATTCTGACGCCGGATTTGATCGAACCAGGCATGCATTTGAACGCGGTAGGTGGCGACTGTCCGGGCAAGACCGAGCTGCATGCCGATGTGTTGCGCATGGCGCGGGTGTTTGTTGAATATGCGCCGCAGACGCGCATCGAGGGCGATATCCAGCAGTTGCCTGAAGACTTCCCGGTGACCGAGTTATGGCGGGTGCTTGCGGGCCTGGAGGCCGGTCGCCAGCATGCGCAGCAGGTGACGGTGTTTGACTCGGTGGGCTTTGCGCTGGAAGACTTTTCCACCTTGCGTTACGTGCACGCGCAGGCGGAACAGCGTGGGCTTGGTCAGCAGGTGGCCTTGGTGCCAGGCGCAGATGATCCGAAGGATTTGTTTCGGCATACCCATGCGGGTAGCTCGCGTGCCGTCATGCGCCGCGTGGCCTGA
- a CDS encoding trans-sulfuration enzyme family protein, producing MQSFSSLVPPVMRASTVKFASLEDFVTRGSRLPDGFSYGTTGTPTHRQLESRIAALDGGAHCVVVPSGQAAVALVMMALLKSGDHLLISDSSYGPAQTFALEHMATLGVIVERYDPCIDGDTFGTLIRPATKLIWMESPGSITMEVQDVEAIVAQARKHGVLTAIDNTWSSPLYFQPLTLGVDLCIHACTKYMGGHSDLLMGSISANDFELYRRMRHLQSYMGLASSADDCFLVERGLETLALRMAHQSAVALDLAAWLETQDCVQQVLHPALKSSPSHALWQRYFTGSGGVFSMALTPAPVDAYKALFDDLQTFSIGASWGSVHSLIAYYPAQIQDSRAFPLVRTPLVRVSVGLEGAERLREDLDRALRRFQAVAAASPQQA from the coding sequence ATGCAAAGCTTTTCCAGCCTTGTGCCTCCCGTGATGCGCGCTTCGACCGTGAAGTTCGCCTCCCTTGAGGACTTCGTCACACGCGGCAGCCGATTGCCCGATGGCTTCAGCTACGGCACCACCGGCACGCCCACGCACCGGCAGCTTGAGTCCCGCATTGCGGCGCTCGACGGCGGTGCGCATTGCGTGGTGGTGCCATCTGGCCAGGCAGCGGTTGCCTTGGTGATGATGGCCTTGCTCAAGTCAGGCGACCACTTGCTGATCTCCGATTCGTCCTACGGCCCGGCCCAGACCTTTGCGCTGGAGCATATGGCCACGCTGGGTGTGATCGTGGAACGTTATGACCCGTGCATCGACGGTGATACGTTTGGCACGCTGATCCGGCCAGCGACCAAGCTGATCTGGATGGAGTCCCCCGGCAGCATCACCATGGAAGTGCAGGATGTCGAGGCCATCGTGGCGCAGGCGCGCAAGCATGGCGTGCTGACTGCCATCGACAACACCTGGAGCAGCCCGCTGTATTTCCAGCCGCTGACGCTGGGCGTCGATCTGTGCATTCACGCCTGCACCAAGTACATGGGCGGCCATTCCGACCTGTTGATGGGCTCGATCAGCGCGAACGACTTCGAGCTGTATCGACGCATGCGGCATTTGCAGTCGTATATGGGGCTGGCCAGCAGCGCCGACGATTGTTTCCTGGTCGAACGCGGACTGGAAACGCTGGCGTTGCGCATGGCGCATCAATCGGCGGTCGCGCTGGATCTTGCCGCATGGCTGGAGACTCAGGATTGCGTGCAGCAGGTTCTGCATCCGGCACTGAAATCTTCGCCTTCCCACGCGTTGTGGCAGCGTTATTTCACCGGCAGCGGCGGCGTGTTTTCGATGGCGCTCACGCCCGCGCCCGTAGACGCCTACAAAGCACTGTTCGATGATCTGCAGACCTTCTCGATCGGCGCAAGCTGGGGCAGCGTGCACAGCCTGATCGCCTACTACCCGGCGCAGATTCAGGATTCGCGTGCATTCCCGCTGGTGCGTACTCCCTTGGTGCGAGTGTCTGTGGGTCTGGAGGGCGCGGAACGCTTGCGCGAAGATTTGGATCGCGCGCTGCGCCGCTTCCAGGCAGTGGCCGCCGCATCACCGCAGCAGGCTTGA
- a CDS encoding transporter substrate-binding domain-containing protein, translating to MITIRTSVKAAFCVSLSMLATSLHAQEFTGTLKKIQDTGTITLGTRGASVPFNYLDDNNKQAGFAWEIALRVSDKVKQVLNRADLKTRNLEVTPQTRIALVANQTVDLECSSTTHSLERENQVNFSVTYFSVGARIMVRSDSAIADWKGLAGKNVVVGAGTTTERLLRQVNEREKLGINIIMAPDINEGSMSVESGRADAFVADDSGLFSSAARARNPAKWKIVGEPLEREAYGCMMRKGDAQFKKLVDDLIIDMMKRGEMTALYEKYFTQPLNVRNGFNLQMPMQPATRELYENPSDKVL from the coding sequence ATGATCACAATTCGAACATCTGTAAAAGCCGCTTTCTGCGTATCGCTGTCCATGCTGGCGACCTCGCTGCATGCACAGGAATTCACCGGCACGCTGAAGAAAATCCAGGACACCGGCACCATCACGCTGGGCACGCGCGGGGCATCGGTGCCCTTCAATTATCTGGACGACAACAACAAGCAGGCGGGCTTCGCGTGGGAAATTGCGCTGCGCGTCAGTGACAAGGTCAAACAGGTGCTCAATCGCGCCGACCTGAAGACGCGCAATCTGGAAGTGACGCCGCAGACGCGCATTGCGCTGGTGGCCAACCAGACGGTGGACCTGGAGTGCAGTTCGACCACGCACAGCCTGGAACGCGAAAACCAGGTGAACTTTTCGGTGACCTATTTCTCGGTGGGCGCACGCATCATGGTGCGGTCGGATTCAGCGATTGCCGACTGGAAGGGCCTGGCGGGCAAGAACGTGGTGGTGGGGGCGGGCACGACGACCGAGCGCTTGCTACGACAGGTCAACGAGCGTGAAAAGCTGGGCATCAACATCATCATGGCACCCGACATCAACGAAGGGTCGATGAGTGTTGAATCGGGCCGCGCCGATGCCTTCGTGGCCGACGACAGCGGCTTGTTCTCCAGCGCTGCCCGTGCTCGCAATCCTGCCAAATGGAAGATCGTGGGTGAACCGCTGGAACGTGAAGCCTATGGCTGCATGATGCGAAAGGGGGATGCGCAGTTCAAGAAGCTGGTGGACGATCTGATCATCGACATGATGAAGCGCGGCGAAATGACTGCCCTGTACGAAAAGTATTTCACCCAGCCGCTGAACGTGCGCAATGGCTTCAATCTGCAGATGCCCATGCAGCCAGCCACCCGCGAGCTTTACGAGAACCCTTCCGACAAGGTTCTCTGA
- a CDS encoding FtsX-like permease family protein, which produces MNPWPLIRAALARYRWSALAFILLVAAGVALSVALVSQERALRSGSARAADRFDLIVAAPGSRTDSLLSTVFLRPGSSQLLSPAFSAALLNDTRGSFVSPLAFGDSYRGLPVVGVTAALVDHLSGGLAEGRSFTSRTEAVVGSASQLKVGEHFHPAHGVHHNGEAHGGDDDLDAHEVEITVVGRMKPTGSPWDRAVMVPVELVWQTHGLPSGHAPTSTQLGPPFDAAFTPGIPAAVVRTANLAEAYKLRRAYTGRESMAFFPAEALIQLYSVLGDIRQLMSLLAVVTQALVLSSIIASVFILFRLLTPQFVTLRALGAPRRFVFAVAWGFTASLMIAGIVAGLVGGFGLSFGISWWLATATGISLQPQLGWTEVLMAAVLLVVGLVLAVLPAWRLQRLSLAGALKDY; this is translated from the coding sequence ATGAACCCCTGGCCATTGATTCGAGCGGCCCTGGCGCGCTACCGCTGGAGCGCACTGGCGTTCATCCTGCTGGTAGCAGCGGGCGTGGCGCTTTCTGTCGCGTTGGTGTCGCAAGAGCGGGCATTGCGCAGCGGCAGCGCCCGCGCGGCAGATCGATTTGATCTGATCGTCGCAGCACCAGGCAGCCGCACCGACAGCCTGCTTTCCACCGTCTTCCTGCGGCCCGGCAGCAGTCAACTGCTTAGCCCGGCCTTCAGCGCTGCCTTGCTCAACGACACTCGCGGCAGCTTCGTGTCGCCGCTGGCGTTTGGCGATAGCTATCGTGGGCTACCGGTGGTTGGGGTGACCGCCGCGCTGGTGGATCATTTGTCGGGTGGTCTTGCCGAAGGACGCAGCTTTACCAGTCGAACCGAAGCCGTTGTCGGGTCAGCGTCACAGTTGAAGGTAGGGGAACACTTCCACCCCGCGCATGGCGTGCATCACAACGGCGAAGCACATGGTGGCGACGACGATCTGGATGCGCATGAAGTGGAAATCACCGTCGTCGGCCGCATGAAGCCAACTGGCTCGCCGTGGGATCGTGCAGTGATGGTGCCTGTCGAGTTGGTGTGGCAGACACACGGCTTGCCATCAGGTCACGCACCGACATCCACGCAGCTCGGGCCACCGTTTGATGCAGCCTTCACGCCCGGTATTCCGGCCGCAGTGGTGCGCACCGCGAACCTGGCTGAGGCTTACAAACTGCGGCGAGCCTACACGGGACGAGAGTCGATGGCCTTCTTCCCTGCGGAGGCATTGATTCAGCTGTATTCGGTGCTGGGTGATATTCGACAACTGATGAGCCTGCTGGCGGTCGTCACGCAGGCGCTGGTGCTGTCGTCGATCATTGCCAGCGTGTTCATCCTGTTTCGCCTGTTGACCCCGCAATTTGTGACCCTGCGCGCCTTGGGGGCACCGCGGCGTTTTGTGTTTGCGGTGGCTTGGGGATTCACTGCATCACTGATGATCGCGGGGATCGTGGCAGGACTCGTGGGCGGTTTCGGATTGTCGTTCGGCATCAGCTGGTGGCTTGCGACAGCGACCGGAATAAGCCTGCAGCCGCAGCTCGGCTGGACCGAGGTGTTGATGGCCGCAGTGCTGCTTGTCGTCGGTTTGGTATTGGCGGTTTTGCCGGCGTGGCGCTTGCAGCGCTTGTCACTCGCCGGGGCCTTGAAGGATTACTGA
- a CDS encoding M20/M25/M40 family metallo-hydrolase, which yields MKPLRSSFPLSALSLALACAALTAGTAHAQNLDAAAEVKRVLASPVFKSAAATIDKEHERIVEEGIKLTEIPAPPFGEKARAEEFAKMLQAAGLSDVQIDPEGNVLGLRKGTRSDGKVVVVSAHLDTVFPAGTDVKVKRQGTKLYAPGIGDDTLSLAVLLGFVRAMKEAGVNTRDDILFVGTVGEEGPGDLRGVRYLFTKGAYKDKIKSFFSVESGDVNRVTNGGVGSKRYRITFSGPGGHSYGAFGSVNPMFAQAQAAAEFSRILVPAKPKTTYSIGLIGGGTSVNSIPVSSWMEVDMRSESVDELKRLEDRMLKIMQEAAEGENFARSTTNAKITVETKLIGDRPAGNTDMKAEIVQIATAAIEAGGYKPDYNWSSTDSNMPMNLGIPALTIGRGDVGKSGRSHSLDEWTDVEKGPMVKAMTTSLSIVLTATGME from the coding sequence ATGAAACCGCTTCGCTCGTCGTTCCCCTTGTCCGCTTTGTCGCTGGCGCTTGCTTGCGCTGCCCTGACCGCCGGCACCGCTCACGCCCAGAACCTTGACGCCGCAGCGGAGGTTAAGCGAGTGCTGGCCAGCCCGGTCTTCAAAAGCGCCGCGGCAACGATCGACAAAGAGCACGAACGTATCGTCGAGGAAGGCATCAAGCTGACCGAAATCCCCGCGCCGCCGTTCGGTGAAAAAGCCCGTGCGGAAGAATTCGCCAAGATGCTCCAGGCCGCTGGCCTGAGCGATGTGCAGATCGACCCGGAGGGCAATGTGCTGGGCCTGCGCAAGGGCACCCGCAGTGACGGCAAGGTGGTGGTCGTGTCGGCTCACCTGGACACCGTGTTTCCGGCTGGCACCGACGTGAAGGTCAAGCGCCAGGGTACCAAGCTGTATGCGCCTGGCATTGGCGATGACACCTTGAGCTTGGCGGTGCTGCTGGGCTTCGTGCGTGCGATGAAAGAAGCGGGCGTCAACACTCGAGACGACATTCTGTTCGTGGGCACTGTGGGCGAGGAAGGTCCGGGCGACTTGCGCGGCGTGCGTTATCTGTTCACCAAGGGCGCGTACAAGGACAAGATCAAGTCCTTCTTCTCGGTGGAGTCGGGCGACGTCAACCGGGTGACCAATGGCGGCGTGGGTTCCAAGCGCTACCGAATCACCTTCAGTGGCCCTGGCGGCCATAGCTACGGTGCTTTCGGCAGCGTCAATCCGATGTTTGCCCAGGCCCAGGCGGCGGCGGAATTTTCGCGCATCTTGGTGCCTGCCAAGCCCAAGACGACCTACAGCATCGGTTTGATCGGCGGCGGTACGTCCGTCAATTCGATTCCGGTAAGCAGCTGGATGGAAGTCGACATGCGCTCGGAATCGGTGGACGAACTCAAGCGTCTCGAAGACCGCATGCTGAAGATCATGCAGGAAGCGGCCGAAGGTGAGAACTTCGCCCGTTCCACGACTAACGCCAAGATTACGGTAGAGACCAAGCTCATCGGCGATCGTCCTGCGGGCAACACCGACATGAAGGCCGAGATCGTGCAGATTGCCACGGCGGCTATCGAGGCTGGCGGGTACAAGCCGGACTACAACTGGAGTTCCACGGACTCCAACATGCCGATGAATCTGGGCATTCCGGCCCTGACTATCGGTCGTGGCGATGTGGGCAAGAGCGGTCGCAGCCATTCGCTGGACGAGTGGACGGACGTTGAGAAGGGTCCGATGGTCAAGGCCATGACCACGTCGCTGAGTATCGTGCTTACCGCCACCGGCATGGAATAA
- a CDS encoding ABC transporter ATP-binding protein, which yields MKPTLEAVAVSTTFADAGGGRIAALDKVDARFLPGQLSVIVGPSGSGKSTLLHALAGIVVPEEGRIVSDAVDLSTLDEARRDAWRLTHCGMVFQDFRLIDELDALANTLLPAQFKHVRVPTALRQRAQSLLTEFGLPARSGPVARLSRGEQQRVALARAMLLDPPVLLADEATASLDAENGQRIADALLAVARTGKTVIAVTHDDKLSALADQRIMLKAGRVVTAEQTQA from the coding sequence GTGAAACCGACACTGGAGGCGGTGGCGGTCAGCACCACGTTTGCCGATGCTGGCGGTGGCCGGATCGCTGCATTGGACAAGGTCGACGCGCGTTTCCTGCCGGGCCAGCTCAGCGTCATCGTTGGTCCGTCGGGGTCCGGGAAAAGCACCTTGCTGCATGCACTGGCGGGCATCGTGGTGCCTGAAGAAGGCCGCATCGTGTCCGATGCGGTAGACCTGAGCACCCTGGACGAAGCCAGGCGCGATGCCTGGCGATTGACCCACTGCGGCATGGTGTTCCAGGACTTCCGTTTGATCGATGAACTGGATGCGCTTGCCAACACTTTGTTGCCTGCCCAGTTCAAGCATGTACGCGTGCCAACGGCGCTTCGTCAGCGAGCGCAGTCACTGCTGACCGAGTTCGGTTTGCCGGCACGCTCGGGGCCGGTCGCACGGCTGTCGCGCGGTGAACAACAGCGGGTCGCATTGGCGCGTGCCATGTTGCTTGACCCACCGGTGCTACTGGCGGACGAGGCTACAGCCAGTCTGGACGCTGAAAACGGTCAGCGCATTGCCGATGCGCTGCTTGCGGTGGCGCGCACCGGCAAAACCGTGATTGCAGTTACCCACGACGACAAGCTGTCGGCACTGGCCGACCAGCGCATCATGCTGAAGGCGGGCAGGGTGGTCACTGCTGAGCAGACGCAAGCATGA
- a CDS encoding DUF6037 family protein: MNKRHERFRLEAASIPANKSALFAFLSIIISPRLRRVHQMEMTSLRQLHNSMIAIGSDMQQFLVRTGAASFDCLFSTRDTPSFVLTLTARGKVRGFFRFDVIKGYRIRDYLGDMYSDLLEVLKEDGSSGHRLMPKEFLAQLNDAIPTQATEKAHPKPADIVRLRPDIVEDREKPYFNCWSYWTQGQKPSAENQHKTLLLLGPDALRHSLERNASSRWSSTETGGSWTKDLSK; the protein is encoded by the coding sequence ATGAACAAGCGCCACGAACGCTTTCGACTGGAAGCAGCCAGTATCCCAGCAAATAAATCTGCCCTCTTTGCTTTTCTCTCCATTATTATAAGCCCCCGATTAAGGAGAGTTCATCAGATGGAAATGACCTCATTGAGGCAACTTCACAACAGCATGATCGCAATTGGTAGCGACATGCAGCAGTTTTTGGTGAGAACAGGTGCGGCGAGCTTCGATTGCCTGTTCTCCACGCGGGACACGCCTTCTTTCGTGCTCACGCTTACGGCCCGAGGCAAGGTCCGAGGGTTCTTCCGATTCGATGTCATTAAAGGCTATCGGATTCGGGATTATCTAGGCGATATGTACAGTGACCTCTTGGAGGTTCTCAAGGAGGATGGCTCAAGTGGACACCGCCTGATGCCCAAAGAGTTCCTCGCCCAGCTGAACGATGCCATTCCCACCCAAGCCACGGAAAAGGCCCATCCGAAGCCTGCAGACATCGTGCGCTTACGTCCGGACATCGTCGAAGACAGAGAAAAGCCTTACTTCAATTGCTGGTCGTACTGGACGCAAGGCCAAAAACCCAGTGCTGAGAATCAGCACAAGACCCTGCTTCTCCTGGGTCCTGATGCCTTACGTCATAGCCTAGAACGGAATGCCTCATCACGTTGGAGCTCTACAGAAACTGGCGGCTCATGGACTAAAGATCTTTCGAAATAG
- a CDS encoding glycerate kinase, producing the protein MPNHIRAPYMFKRIAFTSLLAMLPLAPASAQNTAYTMFEVNNQVLVELPNDWTIVDGDHRPRVADLAKKAGVPVISVNALSATSHQTDSAAVVRVTFLKLPRPVTQEQARANAQRDVQATALNWKSKEAEMWADLGKMGIKQVGQPSFASETLAGQQAIVIRYQRTNASDASNPKQTVNVTQNHIVLGAERALITFSYDEGNKQAQAQIERIRKSLVIK; encoded by the coding sequence ATGCCAAACCACATTCGCGCGCCCTACATGTTCAAACGCATCGCGTTCACCAGCCTGCTGGCCATGTTGCCGCTCGCCCCCGCAAGCGCACAAAACACGGCCTACACCATGTTCGAGGTGAACAATCAGGTACTGGTGGAATTGCCCAATGATTGGACCATCGTCGATGGAGATCATCGCCCACGGGTAGCAGACCTGGCCAAGAAAGCAGGCGTGCCGGTGATATCGGTGAACGCCCTGTCTGCCACCTCACACCAGACCGACTCAGCGGCTGTGGTGCGGGTCACCTTTCTGAAACTTCCCCGCCCGGTTACACAGGAACAGGCACGCGCCAATGCCCAGCGCGATGTCCAGGCAACCGCCCTGAACTGGAAGTCCAAAGAAGCAGAGATGTGGGCCGATCTGGGCAAGATGGGCATCAAACAAGTTGGCCAACCCAGCTTCGCTTCGGAAACCCTGGCCGGCCAACAGGCGATCGTGATTCGCTACCAGCGCACCAATGCTTCCGATGCATCCAACCCTAAGCAGACGGTCAATGTGACGCAGAATCACATCGTGCTGGGTGCCGAGCGGGCGCTGATCACCTTCTCGTATGACGAAGGGAACAAACAAGCTCAGGCCCAGATCGAGCGCATCAGGAAGAGTCTGGTCATCAAGTGA
- a CDS encoding LysR substrate-binding domain-containing protein yields the protein MLMREIEVFRTVMQTGSASKAARLLNVSQPAISQSLRKLETYAGIPLFQRLRGKLMPTQEAAALLTEVNRCFVGLDAIEHRLRSLRQFGVGRIRMACLPGLGIGFLPRVLKQLNLPERRITISLQIVGSRQVRERLLASESDIGLMADEVTLAGLEHSIFARYEGVVALPAGHPLAGKSVIHPKDLARYPLICLNPEDAASQRLDAIFQSHGVRPDVVIETPYTISICEMVRQGLGVGVVNAVTAYDYLGKDIVLRRFTERLEYTCILAMPSGQPLTSFAQQLLAAMRTSLEVDLATLRSALG from the coding sequence ATGCTGATGCGAGAAATCGAGGTGTTTCGCACCGTCATGCAAACCGGCTCGGCCAGCAAGGCCGCGCGACTGCTGAACGTCAGCCAGCCGGCCATCAGCCAGTCTTTGCGCAAGCTGGAAACCTACGCGGGCATTCCGCTGTTTCAACGCTTGCGCGGCAAGCTGATGCCAACCCAGGAAGCCGCTGCACTGCTCACCGAGGTCAACCGCTGCTTTGTCGGCCTGGATGCCATCGAACACAGGCTGCGCAGCCTGCGTCAGTTCGGCGTCGGCCGCATCCGCATGGCGTGCCTGCCCGGTTTGGGCATCGGCTTTTTGCCACGTGTATTGAAACAACTGAACCTGCCGGAACGGCGCATCACCATTTCGCTGCAGATCGTGGGTTCGCGGCAAGTGCGTGAACGCTTGCTGGCCAGCGAATCCGACATTGGCCTGATGGCAGATGAAGTCACCCTGGCCGGCCTGGAGCATTCGATCTTCGCCCGCTACGAAGGCGTGGTAGCACTGCCCGCCGGCCACCCGCTGGCAGGTAAAAGTGTCATCCATCCCAAAGACCTGGCGCGCTATCCGCTGATCTGCCTGAACCCCGAAGATGCCGCCAGCCAACGCCTGGACGCCATCTTTCAAAGTCATGGCGTTCGCCCCGACGTGGTGATCGAAACGCCCTACACGATTTCTATCTGCGAAATGGTCCGGCAAGGCCTTGGGGTGGGCGTCGTCAACGCGGTAACGGCCTACGACTACTTGGGCAAGGACATCGTGCTGCGGCGCTTTACTGAACGCCTGGAGTACACCTGCATTCTGGCCATGCCATCGGGTCAGCCGCTGACGAGCTTCGCACAACAATTGCTGGCGGCCATGCGTACCAGCCTGGAGGTCGACCTGGCGACACTGCGCAGCGCACTCGGATGA